The DNA region GCACCAGCTCGCTGCTGGCCCGCGTGACCACGTTCACGACCATCTTCGGCGCAGAAGCGGCCGTGGAAGGCATGAAGCACCTCGACAACCTCGACGTGTACTCGGTGCAGGAACTGCACGCCCAACTGGCCGCGGCCTGAAGCTCCGGGCGGGGCCGGCTGTCCGAGTCGGGCAGCGGGTCTTCGCCGCAGAGCGCCGTGGCAAACGCGGCATAATCAGAACCGAATGAGACCGCCGCGCGGCAACGCGCGGCGGTTTGCTTTTGGGGCGTCGCCAAGGCTGTTTGCTTCAGGCAGGCCGGCGCGCAAAGGGAGGCCGCACCGCGGGTGCGGCACTGAATTGAACGTGGAGACTGATCAATGGCCACCATTCCGATTACCAAGCGCGGTGCTGAAAAGCTCAAGGAAGAGCTGCACCGCCTCAAGACCGTGGAGCGTCCCGCCGTGATCAATGCGATCGCGGAAGCGCGCGCGCAGGGCGATCTCAGCGAAAACGCCGAGTACGAGGCTGCCAAGGACCGCCAGGGCTTCATCGAAGGCCGCATCCAGGAAGTCGAAGGCAAGCTGTCGGCGGCGCAGGTCATCGACCCGGCGACGCTGGACGCGGGCGGCCGCGTGGTGTTCGGCGCCACCGTCGAGCTGGAAGACGAGGACAGCGGCGACACGGTCAAGTACCAGATCGTCGGCGAGGACGAGGCCGACCTCAAGCTCGGCCTGGTGAATGTATCGAGCCCCATCGCGCGCGCCCTGATCGGCAAGGAAGAGGGCGATACCGCCGAGGTGCAGGCGCCCGGCGGCGTGCGCCGCTACGAAGTGGTGGCCGTCAGCTACCTCTGAGCTGGTTCATGGACGCCCTGCGAGACCGCCTTCCCGCCCTGGCGGCTGCGCTGTGGTGGGGCAGCCTGTCGGCGATCGGCTTCGTGGCCGTGCCGCTGCTGTTCCGGCACCTGGCATCGCCAGCGGCGGCAGGGCAGATGGCGGCGCAGTTGTTCGAGGCGCAGACTTACATTTCGATAGCATGCTGCGCTTGCCTGTTCTTGCTTTCAAAGCGAAAACATAGCGAAAAGGAAGAACCATGGGCGCAAGCTGCTATGGTTTTCTTGATCGGCGGCCTGTTGGCGGCGCTGCTGCTGCAGTACGGCGCGGCGCCCCGCATCGTGGCGCGGCAGAACCTGGCGCTCTGGCACGGTGTCGGCAGCGTTCTGTATGCGGCGCAGTGGCTGTGCGCGCTGGCCGTGCTGTGGCGCACGGTGCGGCAATGACGCCTGGCTTGCGGCGGCACAGCGGCCTGCCATCGGCGGTGCGGCACAAGGTGCTCCCCGGCCCGATGTGACCCGACGCGCGCGTCTCAATGCGCGACGCACATCAAAAAAGCCCCGGCATGCCGGGGCTTTTTTCTTTCCATTACTCGTGCCAGTGGTCGGCCACCCAGGTGGCCGGTTCGATGTGGCGGAAGCGCCGGTTGCGGCGTCCGGCCAGGGCATCGGGCGGATTGCACTCGCCGTGGAAGATCACGACGCGAGCGCCTGGCGGCACCACGGGCGGCTTCCAGTAGTTGGTGGGCCAGGGCGGAATGCTGTGGTACTTGAAGCTCGGGCACCAATCGTCCGGCCAGTAGCCCAGCTTGCCCTGGCGGTGCAGAAAGTCCGAGAGGTAGGCCTGCTCGTTGCGGAAGCGGCCGCGGATCTCTTCGAAGTGCGTACGGAAATATTCCAGGACGTCTGGATGGGCGCCCAGCTCGAAGCGGTAGACCGATGAGTTGCCGGTGATGCGCCACGGCCGCTTGTAGTCGTGGATGATGAGGAACTCGCCCGGCCGGGTGAAGAAGTCGTCCAGGCTGCCGGTCACCACCACGTCCACGTCCAGGAACAGGGCCGTGCCGCGCAGCCCGTGCAGATCCGCGCTGAAGGTGGCCAGCTTGGTCCAGCCGCGTTCCGGAATGCCTGCGGGCAGGTCCAGGGGCGGAATGGGGAGGCAGCTCACTTCCTGGCGGATGCCTGTGGCGTCATCGGTCAGGCAGACGAAATGGAAATCGCCGCTCAGATGGCGGGCGCACCATGGCGTACAGCCGGTTGACGTATTCCGGGCCGTACTTCGTGCCCCACTTCATGCAGATCACATGGCGCGCGGGCGCGCTGGCGGTCGCCATCAGTCGGCCTGGCGCTTCTTGACGGACTTCTGCTTGGGCTTGGCGCGCTTGATCTGGCCGCCGGCGGTAAGCCGCTGGTTGCCCAGCACGCGCAGCTGCTTGACCTCGGGCCGCTGGCCGCCGCGCTTGCTGAATTTCAGGATCTTCACATCGCGCGGGCCGGGCATGCGGTCCTCATCCACGGCCTTGACCTTGGCCGGCTGGGGGCGCCACAGCACAAGCAGCTTGCCGATGTGCTGGATGGGGGCCGCGTTGAGCTGGTCTGCGAGCTGCTGGTACATCTGCTCGCGCGCGGCGCGGTCGTCGCCGAACACCCGCACCTTGATGAGGCCGTGCGCGTTGAGGGCGGCATCGATCTCCTTCTGCACGGCAGGGGTGAGACCGTCGCCGCCAATCAGGACGACGGGGTCCAGGTGGTGGGCATTGGCGCGGTGTTCCCGGCGCTCTGCGGGAGTCAATTGAATTTGGGGCATGGGCCGTATTATCTCAAGTGCCGGGGCCTGCCCGCTGGCGTGCCGTGGCGGCCTAAACACTGGGACAATCGGGCCCACATGAAAAGCAGCACTCAAAGCACCGCCCCCAAGGAAAAGAAGGGCAAGAAGGTCAACAAGGCGTGGCTGCACGAACACGTCAACGATCCGTACGTGAAGCAGGCGCAGAAGGATGGCTTCCGGGCCCGGGCGGCCTACAAGCTCAAGGAGATCGACGAGCAGCTCGGCCTGATCCGGCCCGGCCACATCGTGGTCGACCTGGGGTCCGCCCCGGGCGCGTGGAGCCAGTACGTGCGGCGCCGGCTGTCGCCCGACGGGGCGGCGGCGGGTGCACTCAACGGCACCATCATTTCACTGGACATCCTGCCGATGGAGCCCATAGAAGGCGTGGTATTCATCCAGGGAGACTTCCGAGAAGACAGCGTGCTCGCCCAGCTGCAGGAGACGGTGCAGGGCCGTCCGGTCGATGTGGTGGTCTCCGACATGGCTCCCAACCTGTCGGGCATCGCCTCGGCGGACGCCGCCCGCATCGCCCATTTGATCGAACTGGCCGTAGACTTTGCCCGCAACCACCTCAAGCCCGAAGGCGCTCTGGTGGTCAAGCTCTTCCATGGCAGCGGCTACGCGGAACTGGTGCAACTGTTCAAAGACACCTTCCGAGTGGTCAAGACCGTCAAGCCCAAAGCCTCGCGCGACAAATCAGCCGAGACCTTTCTGGTGGGCCTGGGGCTGAAATAAAGCCGTCATTTCCTGTCAGCCGGCGCCGCGTTCCTGCCGTTGACCATGGCCCTTGCTGGGGTAAATGGCAGCGTCGGCAGGGTTGAAACGCCTAAAATGTGCCTCAACTGCGGCAGAACGTCTCCATGACGCGTTCGTGGCCGTTGTCTCTTTCTGTTTCTGGAGTTCCGCTTGAACAATCAGTGGTTTTCAAAAATCGCCGTGTGGCTGGTCATCGCCATGGTGCTGTTTACGGTGTTCAAACAATTTGACACCCGAGCAGGCGCTGGCGCTGGCGCCGTGGGCTATTCGGAATTCTTGGAAGAAGTGCGCAGCAACCGCATCAAGAGCGCGACCATCCAGGAAGGGCAGGGCGGCACCGAGATCGTCGCGGTCACCAACGATGACCGCAAAATCCGCACGACCGCTACCTACCTGGACCGCGGCCTGGTGGGCGACCTGATCAACAACAACGTCAAGTTCGACGTCAAGCCGCGTGAAGAAGGCTCGCTGCTGATGACGCTGCTCGTCAGCTGGGGCCCGATGCTTCTGCTCATCGGGGTGTGGGTGTACTTCATGCGCCAGATGCAGGGTGGCGGCAAGGGCGGCGCCTTCAGCTTCGGCAAGAGCAAGGCGCGCCTGCTCGACGAGAACAGCAACAACGTCACCTTCGCGGATGTCGCAGGCTGTGACGAAGCCAAGGAAGAGGTCAAGGAAGTCGTGGACTTCCTGAAGGACCCGCAGAAATTCCAGAAGCTGGGTGGCCGCATCCCGCGTGGTCTGCTGCTGGTCGGCCCTCCGGGTACCGGTAAGACGCTTCTGGCGAAGTCCATCGCCGGCGAAGCCAAGGTGCCGTTCTTCAGCATCTCCGGCTCCGACTTCGTGGAAATGTTCGTTGGCGTGGGCGCATCCCGCGTCCGCGACATGTTCGAGAACGCCAAGAAGAACGCTCCCTGCATCATCTTCATCGATGAAATCGACGCCGTGGGCCGCCAGCGTGGCGCTGGCCTGGGCGGTGGCAACGACGAGCGCGAGCAGACCCTCAACCAGATGCTGGTGGAGATGGACGGCTTCGAGACCAATCTCGGCGTGATCGTGGTGGCTGCCACCAATCGGCCCGACATCCTGGACGCGGCCCTGCTGCGCCCCGGCCGTTTCGACCGCCAGGTCTACGTGACGCTGCCCGACATCCGTGGCCGCGAACAGATCCTGACGGTGCACATGCGCAAGATCCCGGTGGGCCAGGACGTGAACCCCAGCGTCATCGCCCGCGGCACGCCCGGCATGTCCGGTGCTGACCTGGCCAACCTGTGCAACGAGGCTGCCCTGATGGCTGCGCGCCGCAATGCGCGCACGGTCGAAATGCAGGACTTCGAGAAGGCCAAGGACAAGATCATCATGGGCCCCGAGCGCAAGAGCATGGTCATGCCCGAGGAAGAGCGCCGCAACACCGCGTACCACGAAGCCGGCCACGCCCTCATCGGCAAGCTGCTGCCCAAGTGCGATCCGGTGCACAAGGTCACCATCATCCCGCGTGGCCGTGCGCTGGGCGTGACGATGAGCCTGCCTGAGAAGGACCGGTACAGCTACGACCGCGAGTACATGCTGAACCAGATCAGCATGCTGTTCGGTGGCCGTATCGCCGAGGAAGTGTTCATGAACCAGATGACCACGGGTGCGTCGAACGACTTCGAGCGTGCGACCAACCTGGCGCGCGACATGGTAATGAAGTACGGCATGAGCGAGGCCCTGGGCCCCATGGTTTACGCCGAGAACGAAGGCGAAGTGTTCCTGGGCCGCTCGGTCACCAAGACCACCAACATGAGCGAGCAGACGATGCAGAAGGTGGACGACGAAGTGCGCCGCATCATCGACGAGCAGTACTCGCTGGCTCGCCGCCTTATCGAGGAAAACCAGGACAAGATGCACGCCATGGCGAAGGCCATGCTGGACTGGGAAACCATCGATGCCGAGCAACTGGACGACATCATGGCCGGCAAGCCGCCCCGTCCGCCCAAGGACTGGACGCCGCGCACACCTTCGTCGGGTGGTGACAATTCGGGCGGCGGCACGCCGGCGGTCGCGACGGATCCGGCCCCCACGGCCGCCTGAGGCGGTTTGATCCGCCACAAAAACGGAGCCCTGCGGCTCCGTTTTTTCATTGGGGCCGACGGCGCGGGCTTCTCCACGAAGGGGCCGGATGCCCATGGCCCTTGCTCCCATCCTTTTGTTTATCCGTTCACGCGCTGAAACCATGTTGTGGCAGACCTCCCGTTTCCAGATCGATCTCAGCCGCCCTGTGGTCATGGGCATCGTCAACGCCACGCCGGACTCGTTTTCCGATGGCGGAAGGCACGCCGATCCGGCAGCGGCGTTGGCGCACTGCGAGCGCCTGGTCGCCGAGGGGGCGGGGATTCTGGATATCGGCGGCGAGTCCACCCGCCCCGGTAGCCCGGCGGTCGGTCTGGAAGAGGAATTGGCGCGTGTCCTGCCGGTCGTGAAAGAAGCCGTCCGGCTCGGCGTTCCAGTGTCCGTGGATACCTATAAACCTGAGGTGATGCAGGCGGCGCTGGATGCCGGGGCGGACATCATCAACGACGTGTGGGCGCTGCGGCAGCCGGGCGCAGCCGACGTGGTGGCCGCCCATGCGCGCTGCGGGATCTGCCTGATGCACATGCACCGCGATCCACAGACCATGCAGACTGCGCCCATGGAGGGCGATGTGGTCGCTGAAGTGCTCACGTTCCTGAGGCGCGAGGCTGCGGGCCTGGAGGCGCGCGGCGTGCGTGCGGACCGGATCGTGCTGGATGCGGGCATCGGCTTCGGCAAGACGGTGGAGCAGAACTTCGCGCTGCTCGCACGCCAGGACGAACTGATGGCAGCGGGCGACCACGCTTGGCTGGCCGGATGGTCCCGCAAGTCGTCACTGGGTGCCGTGACCGGCCTGCCGGTGGATCAGCGCCTCGGCGCGAGCGTGGCAGCCGCCGTGCTGGCCGTTGAGCGCGGCGCGCGCATCGTGCGTGTGCACGACGTGCGGGACACCGTGGCGGCGCTGCAGGTCTGGGGCGCCGCGCAGTAGGCCCGTCCCGAGGCACAATCACCCTCAACATAACGATAGAGAGAGGACATAACGACATGGCACGCAAGTACTTTGGCACCGACGGAATCCGCGGCACCGTCGGGCAACCGCCCATCACCCCGGACTTCGTCCTGCGCTTGGCCCATGCCGTCGGTCGCGTGCTGCGCGAGAAGGAGCCCCGCCCCACGGTGCTGATCGGCAAAGACACGCGGATCTCGGGCTACATGCTCGAGAGTGCCCTGGAATCCGGGTTCAACTCCGCCGGCGTCGACGTCGTGCTGCTCGGCCCGCTGCCCACGCCTGGCGTGGCCTACCTGACGCGGGCGCAGCGGGCCAGCCTCGGCGTGGTCATCAGTGCCAGCCACAACGCCTATCCCGACAACGGGATCAAGTTCTTCAGTGCCAACGGCACCAAGCTGTCCGACGAATGGGAGCTGGCGGTCGAGGCCGCGCTCGACCAGCCGCCCGTGTGGGCGGACTCGGCCTCGCTGGGCAAGACGCGGCGCCTGGACGATGCTGCGGGCCGCTACATCGAGTTCTGCAAGAGCACCTTCGGCCAGGACCTGTCTCTGCGCGGCCTGCGCATCGTGGTGGATGCCGCGCACGGGGCGGCGTACCACATCGCGCCCAAGGTATTCCATGAACTGGGGGCCGAGGTGCTGGCCATCGGGTGCTCGCCCGACGGGCTCAACATCAACCACGAGGTGGGCGCCACGCACCCCGACGCGCTGGTGCGCGCCGTACGCGCCAACCATGCGCACTACGGTGTGGCACTGGACGGCGATGCGGACCGCCTGCAGATGGTGGATGCGGCCGGCCGCCTCTACAACGGCGACGAACTGCTGTATCTGCTGGCGGCCGACCGTCTGGCCCGGGGCGACATCGTCCCCGGCGTCGTGGGCACGCTCATGACCAACATGGCGGTGGAGCTGGCTCTGCAGGAGCGTGGCGTGCAGTTCGTGCGGGCCAAGGTGGGCGACCGCTATGTGCTGGAAGAACTGGCGCGCCATGGCTGGCTGCTGGGCGGCGAGGGTTCCGGCCACCTGCTGGCATTGGACCGCCACACCACCGGCGACGGCCTCATCAGCGCGCTGCAGGTGCTGCAGGCCTGCGTGCGCAGTGGCCGCACGCTGCCCGCCATGCTGGAGCCGATCCGCCTGTTTCCGCAGGTGCTGCTCAATGTGCGCCTGGCGCCGGGGCAGGACTGGAAGACCAACGCCGCGCTGGCGCAGGCCACGCAGGCCGTGGAGGCTGAACTGGCAGGCAGC from Paracidovorax wautersii includes:
- the greA gene encoding transcription elongation factor GreA codes for the protein MATIPITKRGAEKLKEELHRLKTVERPAVINAIAEARAQGDLSENAEYEAAKDRQGFIEGRIQEVEGKLSAAQVIDPATLDAGGRVVFGATVELEDEDSGDTVKYQIVGEDEADLKLGLVNVSSPIARALIGKEEGDTAEVQAPGGVRRYEVVAVSYL
- a CDS encoding DUF4149 domain-containing protein; this translates as MRDRLPALAAALWWGSLSAIGFVAVPLLFRHLASPAAAGQMAAQLFEAQTYISIACCACLFLLSKRKHSEKEEPWAQAAMVFLIGGLLAALLLQYGAAPRIVARQNLALWHGVGSVLYAAQWLCALAVLWRTVRQ
- a CDS encoding YhbY family RNA-binding protein — protein: MPQIQLTPAERREHRANAHHLDPVVLIGGDGLTPAVQKEIDAALNAHGLIKVRVFGDDRAAREQMYQQLADQLNAAPIQHIGKLLVLWRPQPAKVKAVDEDRMPGPRDVKILKFSKRGGQRPEVKQLRVLGNQRLTAGGQIKRAKPKQKSVKKRQAD
- a CDS encoding RlmE family RNA methyltransferase — encoded protein: MKSSTQSTAPKEKKGKKVNKAWLHEHVNDPYVKQAQKDGFRARAAYKLKEIDEQLGLIRPGHIVVDLGSAPGAWSQYVRRRLSPDGAAAGALNGTIISLDILPMEPIEGVVFIQGDFREDSVLAQLQETVQGRPVDVVVSDMAPNLSGIASADAARIAHLIELAVDFARNHLKPEGALVVKLFHGSGYAELVQLFKDTFRVVKTVKPKASRDKSAETFLVGLGLK
- the ftsH gene encoding ATP-dependent zinc metalloprotease FtsH, producing the protein MNNQWFSKIAVWLVIAMVLFTVFKQFDTRAGAGAGAVGYSEFLEEVRSNRIKSATIQEGQGGTEIVAVTNDDRKIRTTATYLDRGLVGDLINNNVKFDVKPREEGSLLMTLLVSWGPMLLLIGVWVYFMRQMQGGGKGGAFSFGKSKARLLDENSNNVTFADVAGCDEAKEEVKEVVDFLKDPQKFQKLGGRIPRGLLLVGPPGTGKTLLAKSIAGEAKVPFFSISGSDFVEMFVGVGASRVRDMFENAKKNAPCIIFIDEIDAVGRQRGAGLGGGNDEREQTLNQMLVEMDGFETNLGVIVVAATNRPDILDAALLRPGRFDRQVYVTLPDIRGREQILTVHMRKIPVGQDVNPSVIARGTPGMSGADLANLCNEAALMAARRNARTVEMQDFEKAKDKIIMGPERKSMVMPEEERRNTAYHEAGHALIGKLLPKCDPVHKVTIIPRGRALGVTMSLPEKDRYSYDREYMLNQISMLFGGRIAEEVFMNQMTTGASNDFERATNLARDMVMKYGMSEALGPMVYAENEGEVFLGRSVTKTTNMSEQTMQKVDDEVRRIIDEQYSLARRLIEENQDKMHAMAKAMLDWETIDAEQLDDIMAGKPPRPPKDWTPRTPSSGGDNSGGGTPAVATDPAPTAA
- the folP gene encoding dihydropteroate synthase, with translation MLWQTSRFQIDLSRPVVMGIVNATPDSFSDGGRHADPAAALAHCERLVAEGAGILDIGGESTRPGSPAVGLEEELARVLPVVKEAVRLGVPVSVDTYKPEVMQAALDAGADIINDVWALRQPGAADVVAAHARCGICLMHMHRDPQTMQTAPMEGDVVAEVLTFLRREAAGLEARGVRADRIVLDAGIGFGKTVEQNFALLARQDELMAAGDHAWLAGWSRKSSLGAVTGLPVDQRLGASVAAAVLAVERGARIVRVHDVRDTVAALQVWGAAQ
- the glmM gene encoding phosphoglucosamine mutase; translation: MARKYFGTDGIRGTVGQPPITPDFVLRLAHAVGRVLREKEPRPTVLIGKDTRISGYMLESALESGFNSAGVDVVLLGPLPTPGVAYLTRAQRASLGVVISASHNAYPDNGIKFFSANGTKLSDEWELAVEAALDQPPVWADSASLGKTRRLDDAAGRYIEFCKSTFGQDLSLRGLRIVVDAAHGAAYHIAPKVFHELGAEVLAIGCSPDGLNINHEVGATHPDALVRAVRANHAHYGVALDGDADRLQMVDAAGRLYNGDELLYLLAADRLARGDIVPGVVGTLMTNMAVELALQERGVQFVRAKVGDRYVLEELARHGWLLGGEGSGHLLALDRHTTGDGLISALQVLQACVRSGRTLPAMLEPIRLFPQVLLNVRLAPGQDWKTNAALAQATQAVEAELAGSGRVLIRASGTEPLLRVMVEARDADQANRCAQRLADAAKAG